Proteins from a genomic interval of Sulfurimonas sp. HSL3-2:
- a CDS encoding thiamine phosphate synthase, giving the protein MIKSYLITDPAYYGTDTTTFTSQLSTIFDKNRVDLALYRDKENSEYVRFAEIFIAACKSRGILPFLHQDYVLANRLGAYGVHLTSAQFDEIQAAKELGLFVVVSTHSLEDIEYVSRLGADAVTYSPIFSTPNKGIPKGLAHLKEIVGKINTKIIALGGITTDEQVKAVESCGVFAYASIRKFI; this is encoded by the coding sequence ATGATAAAAAGTTACTTGATAACTGACCCCGCGTACTACGGAACAGACACCACTACTTTTACCTCTCAACTCTCAACCATATTTGATAAAAACAGAGTGGATCTTGCTCTTTACAGAGACAAAGAAAACAGCGAATACGTCCGTTTCGCCGAGATATTTATCGCTGCATGTAAGAGCCGAGGGATACTGCCGTTTTTACATCAAGACTATGTGCTTGCAAACAGACTTGGCGCTTACGGAGTCCACCTGACATCTGCTCAGTTTGATGAGATACAAGCAGCAAAAGAGCTCGGACTTTTCGTCGTAGTCAGCACGCATTCTCTAGAAGATATAGAGTATGTGAGCAGACTCGGAGCTGACGCGGTGACATACAGCCCCATCTTTTCGACGCCGAACAAGGGAATTCCCAAGGGTTTAGCTCATTTAAAAGAAATTGTAGGTAAAATAAACACTAAAATAATCGCACTAGGCGGAATCACGACCGATGAACAGGTAAAAGCTGTAGAATCATGCGGTGTGTTTGCTTATGCATCAATAAGAAAATTTATATAA
- the gatB gene encoding Asp-tRNA(Asn)/Glu-tRNA(Gln) amidotransferase subunit GatB, with the protein MFEIVIGLEVHVQLNTKTKLFCSCPTSFNHQQNTNTCPTCLALPGALPVFNKEVLKKAVMFGTAIGATINRTSYFDRKSYFYPDSPSAYQITQLYTPVVEHGKLEIDFEDGSKKIIGINRAHIEADAGKNIHDGDISKVDLNRAGTPLLEIVSEPDMRSADEAILYLKKLHSIVRYLDISDANMQEGSFRVDVNVSIRPKGDEKLYTRVEIKNINSFRFIQRAIELEVARQKEAWEDGVYDQEIVQETRLFDQAKQETRSMRGKEEAADYRYFPEPDLLKAVVTDEIYAEATQIPELPDEKKERFVKDFGMNEYNASVITSTLEMAKFFEEMMQEGITAKNAVTWLTVELQGRLKGGVTVETSPVDAKKLGTLVKRIEDNTISGKAAKEVLDYLMENESDVDGAIEKLGLKQVSDTGAIEAIIDEILAANQDKVAEYKSGKDKLFGFFVGQTMKASKGSANPQAVNDILKSKLS; encoded by the coding sequence ATGTTTGAAATAGTCATAGGACTAGAGGTTCACGTTCAACTCAATACAAAAACAAAACTTTTTTGCTCATGCCCGACAAGTTTTAATCATCAACAAAATACAAATACATGTCCTACATGTCTAGCACTTCCGGGAGCTCTTCCTGTTTTTAACAAAGAGGTACTCAAAAAAGCGGTAATGTTCGGGACTGCCATAGGCGCGACAATAAACAGAACTTCATACTTTGACAGAAAGTCTTACTTCTATCCGGACAGCCCTTCAGCTTACCAGATCACTCAGCTTTACACTCCTGTCGTAGAACACGGAAAGTTAGAGATCGACTTTGAAGACGGAAGCAAAAAGATCATCGGTATCAACCGTGCGCACATCGAAGCGGATGCGGGTAAAAACATCCATGACGGCGATATTTCAAAAGTAGACCTGAACCGTGCGGGAACACCGCTTTTAGAGATCGTCTCTGAACCGGATATGAGAAGTGCGGATGAAGCGATACTTTACTTGAAAAAACTTCACTCGATCGTAAGATACCTTGATATCTCCGATGCAAACATGCAAGAGGGGTCTTTCCGTGTGGATGTAAACGTCTCTATCCGTCCTAAAGGCGATGAGAAACTTTACACACGTGTGGAGATCAAAAACATCAACTCATTCAGATTCATCCAAAGAGCTATCGAGCTTGAAGTCGCTCGCCAAAAAGAGGCTTGGGAAGACGGTGTATACGATCAAGAGATCGTTCAAGAGACTCGCCTTTTCGATCAGGCAAAACAAGAGACTAGAAGTATGCGCGGGAAGGAAGAAGCGGCAGATTACCGTTACTTCCCTGAGCCGGACCTGCTTAAAGCGGTAGTGACTGACGAGATCTACGCTGAAGCGACTCAGATTCCTGAACTCCCCGATGAGAAGAAAGAGCGTTTTGTTAAAGATTTCGGCATGAACGAGTACAACGCTTCGGTCATCACTTCTACTTTAGAGATGGCAAAATTCTTTGAAGAGATGATGCAAGAGGGGATCACTGCTAAAAATGCAGTCACTTGGCTTACAGTTGAGCTTCAAGGACGTCTAAAAGGCGGTGTGACAGTCGAGACTTCACCGGTAGATGCGAAAAAACTTGGGACACTAGTCAAACGTATCGAAGACAATACCATAAGCGGTAAAGCGGCAAAAGAGGTGCTTGACTACCTGATGGAAAATGAAAGCGATGTCGACGGTGCTATCGAGAAACTTGGACTAAAACAGGTGAGCGATACAGGCGCTATCGAAGCTATCATAGATGAGATACTCGCTGCAAACCAAGACAAAGTCGCGGAATACAAAAGCGGAAAAGACAAACTGTTCGGATTCTTCGTCGGTCAGACTATGAAAGCTTCAAAAGGAAGTGCGAATCCTCAAGCGGTAAATGACATATTAAAATCAAAATTGAGCTAA
- a CDS encoding ion transporter — translation MNLAKRLIIGAVFAINGSKKYEHSKRFFYNFLENDQYRYKKYVDIFMIVLIFTSVFILIREVKNDVNIYFKMFNDYVISLVFLTEYLLRLWVYDSSTSIIISQYEKDTALSRDFRLGRALYKVVASKFEHIRSVSAIIDLLAIVPFFHELRLLRIFILFRIFKLFRYTRSVKTFASVLLSKKFEFLTLLIFTSIIVFVSSVLVYVMEAHLPDSPIKTLFDAFYWSVVTISTVGYGDVVAVSEPGRIVAVIVIVSGIAVMAFTTSLVVSAFTEKIEEIKEIKNIEDIAKLKKIYLICGYKEIGRQVALKLKKDGVNIVVLDTDKKRVEEAVHDGFIAFDHDSGLLSTYEDLKLNINTQVKCILCLDDSDVENIYTILTVRSISKQVEIISILQNKKNRKKLELAGVSNIIFSQEFIGMIAKEYIGQPVAFELIHALRSETNGIQISEVLVDDVMIKYNGTIADIESSRFKLLLLGIYKSAQQHFLFNPIDSTLLETGDMLIVVGDYVFIDEFKKHLHKKSAR, via the coding sequence ATGAATTTAGCAAAGCGTTTGATCATTGGAGCTGTTTTTGCAATAAACGGTTCCAAGAAGTATGAACATTCAAAACGCTTTTTTTATAACTTTTTAGAAAACGATCAATATCGATATAAAAAATATGTCGATATCTTTATGATCGTCCTCATATTTACAAGTGTCTTTATCCTTATCAGAGAGGTAAAGAACGACGTAAATATCTACTTTAAGATGTTTAACGACTATGTTATCTCATTAGTGTTCTTGACGGAGTATCTGCTTCGTTTATGGGTGTATGACAGCTCGACCTCCATCATCATAAGTCAGTATGAGAAAGACACGGCGCTTTCACGCGACTTTCGCCTAGGACGTGCTCTGTATAAGGTCGTAGCATCTAAGTTCGAGCATATCCGCTCTGTCAGTGCCATCATCGACCTTTTGGCTATCGTGCCGTTCTTCCATGAGCTGAGACTTCTTCGTATCTTCATCCTTTTTAGGATATTTAAACTCTTTAGATACACAAGAAGCGTCAAGACTTTTGCTTCTGTACTTTTATCGAAGAAGTTCGAGTTTTTAACGCTTCTTATCTTTACGTCTATTATCGTATTCGTCTCTTCTGTCCTTGTCTATGTCATGGAAGCCCATCTTCCCGACTCACCGATAAAGACACTTTTTGATGCCTTTTACTGGTCTGTAGTGACGATATCGACAGTCGGATACGGTGACGTTGTAGCGGTGAGCGAGCCGGGTCGCATCGTAGCAGTCATCGTCATCGTATCTGGGATCGCGGTTATGGCGTTTACGACATCTTTAGTCGTTTCTGCATTTACCGAGAAGATCGAAGAGATCAAAGAGATAAAAAACATCGAAGATATCGCAAAGCTCAAAAAGATATATCTGATCTGCGGATATAAAGAGATCGGGCGTCAAGTGGCTCTGAAACTTAAAAAGGACGGTGTGAACATCGTCGTTTTAGATACAGATAAAAAACGTGTAGAAGAAGCTGTACATGACGGTTTTATAGCTTTTGACCACGACTCCGGACTGCTCAGTACATATGAAGACCTGAAACTCAACATCAACACTCAAGTCAAATGCATACTGTGTCTGGATGACAGCGATGTCGAAAACATATATACGATACTCACGGTAAGGTCGATAAGCAAGCAGGTCGAGATCATCTCTATTTTACAAAACAAGAAAAATAGAAAGAAACTTGAACTCGCAGGCGTTTCAAATATCATTTTCTCTCAAGAGTTCATAGGGATGATAGCAAAAGAGTACATAGGTCAGCCTGTCGCATTCGAACTGATCCATGCACTGAGATCCGAGACGAACGGTATACAGATATCGGAAGTACTTGTAGACGACGTCATGATCAAATACAACGGTACCATCGCAGATATAGAAAGCAGCAGGTTTAAGCTTTTACTTCTGGGCATATATAAAAGTGCACAGCAGCACTTCTTGTTCAATCCCATAGACTCTACACTGCTTGAAACA